The Proteus terrae subsp. cibarius genome contains the following window.
CTTTTTGCTATTTATTTATCTACTTTTATTCGCTATTGTCGAAATTAAACCTAGTAATTAAATAGTTGGTAGAATATATGCAAGAAATAAAAATACGCCACGGTGAACCTGACGACGCATCAGCAATTCAACAGTTATATACTCATCCTGATTTATATATTTGCACTTGCCAATTTCCTTATCCTTCAGTCACGATGTGGAAAAAAAGATTACTTGAATTTTCAGAACAAAATATTCCTAACTTTGTAGCAACTATCGATGGTCAAGTTGCAGGACACTTAGCACTGATAATCGATAATCACCCTCGTCGTCGCCACATTGTCAGTTTTGGTATCGGAGTTGGCGCTGAATACTCCGGGAAAGGTGTCGGTAAGTTACTTATCAATACAGCAATTGATTATGCTTTCAATTGGCTAGCAGCCACACGATTAGAATTAGAAGTGTATTCAGACAATGAAAGAGGTTTGCATCTCTACAAGAAGTTAGGCTTTGAAGTTGAAGGTGTACGACGTAAAGCCGCCTTTAGAGAGGGTAAATATTGTGATGTTGTTATGATGTCGATGTTAAGAACAATTGAATAATCATTAGCATTACGAGTTAGCTCTCAAATTTAATCGCTATTGTCATTTATCTATTATTTTTTATTTAATAGCTTATCATTTTACGTTTTTATACGGTCTATTACATTGCTTAGACTGAAAAAGAGAAATAAAAACGTATGCTTTCTATAATTAATGCCGTTAATAAATAGGGAGTAATAAATTGTATACAATGTGCGGTACTAGATACGATTAGTCTTAATTTTTAAATATTCTCACAGAGTCTGTGTGGGATCTGTTTAAAATAAGCGTGGATGCATAGATAGAGATACAGAAAGAGATGATGCGCAAATTTTACATAATGTGTTTCTTTATCATTCGGTAGGTTTTCCTTATTACAAGGAAAAGATGATAGGTTTTCAGGATAAAAATAGGCATGTAAGGGTAACATGGAAATTTTCTTTACTATTTTGATTTTAATACTGGTGGTTTCAGTTTCGGGAGTTATCACAAAATTAATTCCCTTTCGAGTTCCGTTACCATTAATACAGATTGTGATAGGGGCTTTATTGGCATGGCCTCAGTTTGGCTTACATGTCACTTTTGATCCTGAATTATTCCTCGTTCTATTGATCCCACCTTTGCTTTTTGTTGATGGTTGGAAAACACCAACACGAGAATTTATCCAAAATGGGCGTGAGATTTTTATTCTTGTGCTTGTTTTAGTGATGGTGACAGTCGTTGGTATCGGTTATCTGATTTATTGGATGATGCCAAGTATTCCTCTTATTTCTGCATTTGCATTGGCAGCCGTACTTTCGCCAACGGATGCTGTCGCACTTTCGTCTATTGTCGGCAAAGGGCGAATACCTAAGCGAATAATGGGTATTTTGGAGGGTGAAGCATTAATGAATGATGCTTCAGGTCTGGTTGCCTTGAAATTCGCTGTTGCTGTTGCCATGGGCACAATGGTGTTTACTGTTGGTGGCGCAACGCTAGAATTCTTTAAAGTCGCAGTAGGGGGATTACTCGCAGGTATCGGTGTCACCTTGCTTTACAGTAAATCTCTACGATTAATGAGCCGTTGGAGTGGAGACGATCCTGCTACACAAATCGTCTTTATGTTACTGCTGCCTTTTGCCTCTTATCTTATTGCAGAACATATTGGTTTTTCAGGTATTTTAGCTGCTGTTGCTGCCGGTATGACTATCAGTAAATCAGGCGTTATTCGCAATGCACCTCTTGCAATGCGTTTACGTGCTGACAGCGTGTGGTCAATGCTTGAATTTGTCTTTAACGGCCTTGTTTTTATCATGCTTGGCTTACAACTTCCTATTATTTGGACAAGCTCTGTTATTCAAGCAGATCTTGACCCTGAAGTTGAAGTCTGGATGTTGTTTGCAGCAGTTTTCGTTATCTACTTTGCCTTGTTGATCCTGCGATTTACATGGTTATGGCTAATGAAAAAAATTAGCCGGATCTTTATGAAAAAGCATCCACTCGATTTCGCTAATTATACAACACGTGAGTTGTGGTTATCGTCATTTGCGGGTGTTCGTGGTGCTATTACGCTTGCAGGTGCGCTCTCTATTCCACTATTTTTAACCGATGGCAGTACATTCCCGGGGCGTTATCAAATTATCTTTATTGCTGCTGGCGTTATTTTACTGTCGATTTTAGTGGGTATTATTTCTCTTCCTTTCCTATTAAAAGGCGTGAAAGCAACCGACAAAGAAGCTGATAAAAATGAAGTTCGTTATGCACGTAAAGTGATGGCTGAAGTAGCAATTGTCAGCCTGAATAAAATGGAAGAGCGCTTAGCAGCAAGTACAGAAGAACAGTTAGATGCTGAAGAAATTAATGAAGTTGCTTCGCGTGTAACGGGTTACCTAAGACGTAGAACCGCTGATCAAGATGAAATGGTTCATAACATGTTAGAAGAAGATCTCGAAAGGCGTTTTCGTCTAACGGCTTTACGCGCTGAACGTGGTGAGCTTTACCATCTAAGAGCAACACGAAAAATCAGTAATGAAACGCTCCAATTATTGCTACATGAATTGGATTTAATGGAAGCGTTGTTAGTAGAGAAAGATAATTAATTATGTGGTTGCTCGTTATTACAACCCTATTGTGGGCGGCCTCTTTTAGCCTGATTGGCGAGTATCTCGCCGGTCAGGTTGATAGCTGGCTCTCTGTTTTGATCCGTGTTTCTTTGGCGGCTTTGGTCTTCTTGCCTTTCTTACGCTGGAAGGGAATTCGCTTTAAGGTGATTTTGCTTTATATGCTCGTGGGGACTTGCCAACTCGGTATTATGTATCTGTTTGTCTTCCACGCTTATAACTATTTGACTGTTGCTGAATTTTTACTTTTTACTGTATTAACACCGCTTTATGTCACGCTAATTTATGATTTATTAGAGCGTCAGAAATTACGTTGGGGCTATGCATTTAGCTCATTATTAGCGGTATTAGGTGCGGCAATTATTCGCTATGACCATTTAAGTGATGATTTTTGGTATGGGTTGTTATTAGTGCAACTAGCTAATATTTTCTTTGCCATTGGTCAGGTGGGTTATAAACGGTTAATGGAAGTGCATCCTATTCCTCAACATCATGCATTTTCTTGGTTTTATCTTGGTGCAGTTGTGGTTTCATTAGTGGGTGCATTGTTTTTTGCCGATTGGCAGAAAATGCCAACAACATCGCTACAATGGGGTGTTTTGCTCTGGTTAGGAATTGGCGCTTCTGGAATAGGGTATTTCATGTGGAACTATGGTGCCACACAAGTTGATGCTGGAACCTTAGCTATTATGAATAACATGATGGTTCCAGCCGGGTTATTAGTGAATTTCTCTATTTGGCAACAACATCCAAATTGGCCAAGTTTCATCATAGGCGCGAGCCTGATTGTTGCATCACTTTGGATCCATCGACGCTGGATACGCCGACCTGCTTTACAAAAGGAAGATTGTTAACAGCGTGCTGACCTGATAAGCGAATAAACTCTCGGATTGCTGGTTGATGTTGCTCTCCACTACGGTTAGCAGCATATAACCGGCTCCATAATCCCTCACCTAATGTTTTTGTAACAACTAATCCTTGTTTCTCAAAATTCTCAACAGCCCAATGAGGTAACGCAGCTATTCCCATACCAGCTGCAACCATTTGAATTAATAACAACGTATTATCGACGTGTTTAAAATGTGGAGTGATCCCAGCAGGTTGCAAGAAATGGCGCCATACATCAAAGCGTTCTCTTTGTACGGGATAAATAAACAGGGTTTCTGCAATTAAATCTTGTGGCTGAATATGTAAGCGATTAGCCAGAGGGTGGTCTGGCGATAAAACTAATTTCACTTCATAGTCAAATAACGGTGTGTAATGTAAACGAGGATCATCCAAGATATCGGAGGTTAGCACCACATCTAATTCACGCTGTAATAATGCAGGTTGTGGATCAAATGTCACCCCAGAATGAAAATCAACCGTTACTTCAGGCCATGTTTGACGATATTGCTGTAATGCAGGCGTTAACCATTGAATGCAACTATGGCATTCGATAGCAATATTCAAATTCACACTACCCGGCTCATTACACGCTTCAATCGCCCTACGAACGATAGGCAATACTTCTTCAGCTAATTTAACGAGCACTTCCCCTTGTGAAGTAAAGCGCAGTGGTTGGCTTTTACGTACAAAAATTCGATAACCAAGACGATGTTCTAATTCACTAAATTGATGTGATAGAGCCGATTGCGTTTGATGCAATTGATTTGCTGCATTAGCAAGAGAGCCTGTGTGCTTCAATGCTAAGATCGTTTTTAAATGTTTTATTTCTATCATGAGAAACCTTCAGGTTGTTGATGAAAAATTTGCGCTTGTGATTTATACACTACCTGTAGATTATGGATGTGTAAACATCTAGACGGCTAAAAACAGGATTTTAATTATGACAATTCGCAATCACACACTCGGTTTCCCTCGTATTGGCTTAGATAGAGAGCTCAAAAAGGCGCAAGAAAATTATTGGGCAGGTAAGATTTCACAGGAAGAATTGGTTACAGTGGGTAAAGCACTTCGCGCTCGCCATTGGCAACAGCAGGCAGATGCAGGTGTTGAATTATTACCTGTCGGTGATTTTGCTTGGTATGACCAAGTGCTAGGTACAAGCCTCTTGTTAGGCAACGTACCACCTCGTCATCGTAATGAAGATGGTTCGCTCGATCTTGATACTCTATTTAGAGTCGCTCGTGGCAGAGCACCAACAGGTAAACCTGTAGCTGCATCTGAAATGACGAAATGGTTCAATACTAACTATCACTACATTGTACCGGAATTTCAGCAAGGTCAGTCATTTACCTTTGCATGGAAAGAGTTACTAGAAGAAGTTGATGAAGCATTAGCACTAGGCCATAAAATAAAACCTGTTTTACTCGGTCCTGTGACTTACTTGTGGCTAGGTAAAGTGAAAGGCCCTGAATTTGATAGATTAACGCTGTTAAAAGATATTTTACCTATCTATCAACAAGTTATTTCTGCACTAAAAGAGAAAGGCATTGAATGGGTGCAAATAGATGAGCCGGCACTGGTACTCGATTTACCTGTTGAATGGCAAAATGCATACCAAACAGCTTATCAAGCATTAACAGGGCAAGTTAAATTACTGCTGACAACCTATTTTGATGGAATTTCTCATCACCTTGATATTATTAAAAACTTACCTGTTAATGGGCTTCATGTTGATATTTCCGCTGGGCAAGATGATTTGCAACATTTACACCAAGCGTTACCTAAAGATTGGGTATTGTCATTAGGTGCCATTAATGGTCGAAATGTTTGGAAAGCAGATTTAAGTACACGTTATCAGCAAGTGATTGCGCTAAAAGATAAACGTCCTTTGTGGATCGGAACATCCTGTTCATTACTGCATAGCCCAATTGATTTAAATGCAGAGACAAAACTTGATGATGAAGTAAAAAGCTGGTTTGCTTTTGCAGTTCAGAAATGTGAAGAAGTGGCTTTATTAGCGAACGCATTGAATGCGCCAGACGGTGAGTATGATGAACAATTGGCACAATACAGTGCACCCATTCGTCAACGTCAGCACTCGACTCGTGTGCATAATGCAACAGTTGAAGCTCGTTTACAGGCAATTGAAGCACAAGATAGTGAAAGAAATTCGCCTTATACTCAACGTGCAGAAGTACAACGAGCTCGATTTAATCTGCCATTATGGCCAACCACTACGATTGGCTCATTCCCACAAACAACAGAAATTCGTACTGTTCGTTTAGATTTTAAGAAAGGGCGTATTGATACGGCAGCTTATCGCACAAATATCAGCGAGCATATTAAGCAAGCAATAACGGAGCAAGAAAACCTAGGCCTCGATGTATTAGTTCATGGTGAAGCTGAACGTAACGACATGGTCGAATATTTTGGTGAGCATTTTGATGGTTATGTCTTTACACAGAATGGTTGGGTACAAAGTTATGGCTCACGTTGTGTAAAACCACCAGTGATTATCGGCGATATTAGTCGTCCTGAAGCGATTACTGTGGATTGGGCAACGTATGCGCAGTCATTAACTGAAAAGCCAGTCAAAGGAATGTTAACGGGGCCAGTGACAATTTTATGTTGGTCATTCCCTCGTGAAGATGTGACGCGTGAAACCATTGCAAAACAGATTGCGTTAGCACTGCGTGATGAAGTAGATGATTTACAGAAAGCGGGTATTGGTATAATCCAAATAGATGAACCAGCCTTACGTGAAGGATTACCACTACGTCGTAATGAGTGGCAGGCTTACCTTGATTGGGCTGTTGATGCCTTTAAATTAAGTGCCGCTGTTGCTGATGATGAAACACAAATTCACACACATATGTGTTATTGCGAGTTTAATGACATCATGGATTCTATTGCAGCACTGGATGCGGATGTTATTACTATTGAAACTTCACGTTCAGATATGGAACTTTTAGAAGCCTTTGAACACTTTGATTATCCAAATGAAATTGGACCGGGTGTTTACGATATTCACTCACCTAATGTGCCAAATGTGGAATGGATCGTTGGTTTATTAAGAAAAGCGCAATCTCGAATTCCTGCAGAGCGTTTATGGGTGAACCCAGATTGTGGGTTAAAAACACGAGGCTGGCCTGAAACACGCGCAGCATTAGCGAATATGGTTGAGGCGGCTAAGTATTTGCGTCAGAGCGTGTAATAAAATAATTAATCGTTCATTAGCCTGTTATTTTTGACCTGCTACTTTAGATAAGTCGCATAGTCAAAATAGCAGGCTAAATTTATATAAAATAAAAAAGAAAGGTATTCATTAAAACTTAGAGTAAATCTGATTATTGATATTCATTAGAGTTGCTATACTGCGAAAACTCTCTATTTTTATGGATATAATTATTGTGCAAACTAGCATTAAACTTTCGGATAAAGTATTAGATGCTTTTCCTTCTCGACCTTTGAAATTAGTTCCACTAAGAGGAGACGGTGGATTATTTCGCACCTTATTCTTAGTTATTTTCATGCTAGCAATGACGGTATTTAGTGCTTATCAAATTCCCAATATTCTTTATGATTATAAAATCAGTGAGAATGCCGTACCTGTTGATGCAACGGTGAAGGGCTCTTGTCGCTCGCAACTCTTTGTTCTGACTAACTGTAGTGTTGATTTACGTTATAAAGGCAATGAAGTTTCGCGTAATTTTACTTTTTTAGATTTAGGTTCAAAAGATGTGTTAGTTGAACCCGTCGCTGATGCAAATGATCTAAGTAAAATGACCGTTGATGTGGCGATAGATAATATTTGGCTTCGTTTAATTAGCACTATTATTTTTATCGGCTTATTTGGTTTTTGTGTGATCTTTTTTATTCATCGTCAAATACTGACGAGTAAAGTAAGAAAAGCATTATTATCAGTGGGAACTCAGCCTTTAAAGTTAATAGCTATTCCTGCAAAAATGGTTGTGAGCAATAAGCAATTTATTGCCACTTATCATCTTAATTTAGACGGTAAAGATATTCGTATTGCTTATTCAGGAAATAAGAAAACACCTCCTATTGTGATTGAGCAAAATGGAAATACCTACGTATTAGCTGTTTATTCACCACAACAGAATATCCCTTATGCTTTGGATGTGCCTTTAGAGCGTATTCAGGCAACAGCTGAAGAGAAACAACGTTTTCATGAAGCGTTGATCGAAGAAGGGTTGCTGTAATCAATTTTGATTATTAAGAATGTGATGCGTTTTCTCTTATGGGATGTAAGGGAAAACGCATTAAAACGGTCGGTTTATTTAGCCGCCGAAAATCTTCGCTTTTAAAATATCCATACCCGCACTGACTAAATCTAAGTCTTTAGGTACAACGCCATCCGGAGTAACTTTATCAATTAATTTAGGTAAATATTGTGCAGCCATCTCAGAAGCTTCTGTTGCGCTTAAATTAATTTTTGACGCCAGTTCGTTAATAACAGGGGATGAAAAAACCGTTACGATTTGTTCAGCACTGATAGGTAAATTGGTATTGGTACTTATCCAAGATTGAATAAGCTCACTTAAACCCGCTGTATCAAATTGCTTTACTAAGCCTTCAATGCCACCTTGAGACTCAACCCAGTCGAGGACAGTTTTATATTGATTGATTTTCTCGCCACCTAGCAGGCTCGCAATTTGGTTAAATAAGCTCATGTTTACTCCAGTGACGATGTGTTTGTCACATTAGGTGTTTATGTTTTAAGGGCGGGTAGTGTACGCGTTATATTCGTCATACTTCAAGCTGTAGCGTTGTTGACTATATTCTCTCGCACTAGTCACATACTTCTATACTCGTCATACTTCAAGCTGTAGCGTTGTTGACTATATTCTCTCGCGCCAGTCACATACTATTGTATGCTCCTAGCGACTCATTCTTTTGTCGCCTAGCTATATCTTGAATTATTTAGAGTATATGTGCATCAAGGTATTTGTGTCATCTATACTGATAAATGAAATATTTGTTTTAGTGAATGATTGAAGTCAGCGAATATTGATAATGTATTTGCTGAAAATATATTTCGAACGCCATTTTCGTGATGATAATCACAATTTTATGAAATTGTTACTTTATTTGGTGCCTTGTAAGTGATGTTAGTCACTAAAAAGGTCTGAAAAACTGATACAGTAACTTTTAATTTAATGATCATTGGTTTTGTCCCATTGAGGAGTCCGATATGTCTGATGTATTTCACTTAGGTTTAACCAAAAATGACCTACAGGGTGCCACTTTAGCAATTGTTCCAGGTGATCCTAAGCGTGTTGAAAAAATTGCAAAATTAATGGATAACCCAGTTCATCTGGCTTCTTTACGTGAATACACGTCATGGCGTGGCGAAATTGATGGTAAAGCCGTCATTGTGTGCTCAACAGGTATAGGTGGTCCATCTACCTCTATCGCAGTTGAAGAGTTAGCACAGTTAGGTATCCGTACTTTCTTACGTATTGGTACAA
Protein-coding sequences here:
- a CDS encoding GNAT family N-acetyltransferase yields the protein MQEIKIRHGEPDDASAIQQLYTHPDLYICTCQFPYPSVTMWKKRLLEFSEQNIPNFVATIDGQVAGHLALIIDNHPRRRHIVSFGIGVGAEYSGKGVGKLLINTAIDYAFNWLAATRLELEVYSDNERGLHLYKKLGFEVEGVRRKAAFREGKYCDVVMMSMLRTIE
- a CDS encoding Na+/H+ antiporter, translating into MEIFFTILILILVVSVSGVITKLIPFRVPLPLIQIVIGALLAWPQFGLHVTFDPELFLVLLIPPLLFVDGWKTPTREFIQNGREIFILVLVLVMVTVVGIGYLIYWMMPSIPLISAFALAAVLSPTDAVALSSIVGKGRIPKRIMGILEGEALMNDASGLVALKFAVAVAMGTMVFTVGGATLEFFKVAVGGLLAGIGVTLLYSKSLRLMSRWSGDDPATQIVFMLLLPFASYLIAEHIGFSGILAAVAAGMTISKSGVIRNAPLAMRLRADSVWSMLEFVFNGLVFIMLGLQLPIIWTSSVIQADLDPEVEVWMLFAAVFVIYFALLILRFTWLWLMKKISRIFMKKHPLDFANYTTRELWLSSFAGVRGAITLAGALSIPLFLTDGSTFPGRYQIIFIAAGVILLSILVGIISLPFLLKGVKATDKEADKNEVRYARKVMAEVAIVSLNKMEERLAASTEEQLDAEEINEVASRVTGYLRRRTADQDEMVHNMLEEDLERRFRLTALRAERGELYHLRATRKISNETLQLLLHELDLMEALLVEKDN
- a CDS encoding carboxylate/amino acid/amine transporter, whose translation is MWLLVITTLLWAASFSLIGEYLAGQVDSWLSVLIRVSLAALVFLPFLRWKGIRFKVILLYMLVGTCQLGIMYLFVFHAYNYLTVAEFLLFTVLTPLYVTLIYDLLERQKLRWGYAFSSLLAVLGAAIIRYDHLSDDFWYGLLLVQLANIFFAIGQVGYKRLMEVHPIPQHHAFSWFYLGAVVVSLVGALFFADWQKMPTTSLQWGVLLWLGIGASGIGYFMWNYGATQVDAGTLAIMNNMMVPAGLLVNFSIWQQHPNWPSFIIGASLIVASLWIHRRWIRRPALQKEDC
- the metR gene encoding HTH-type transcriptional regulator MetR; protein product: MIEIKHLKTILALKHTGSLANAANQLHQTQSALSHQFSELEHRLGYRIFVRKSQPLRFTSQGEVLVKLAEEVLPIVRRAIEACNEPGSVNLNIAIECHSCIQWLTPALQQYRQTWPEVTVDFHSGVTFDPQPALLQRELDVVLTSDILDDPRLHYTPLFDYEVKLVLSPDHPLANRLHIQPQDLIAETLFIYPVQRERFDVWRHFLQPAGITPHFKHVDNTLLLIQMVAAGMGIAALPHWAVENFEKQGLVVTKTLGEGLWSRLYAANRSGEQHQPAIREFIRLSGQHAVNNLPFVKQVGVSSVDGSKVMQQSGSRL
- the metE gene encoding 5-methyltetrahydropteroyltriglutamate--homocysteine S-methyltransferase produces the protein MTIRNHTLGFPRIGLDRELKKAQENYWAGKISQEELVTVGKALRARHWQQQADAGVELLPVGDFAWYDQVLGTSLLLGNVPPRHRNEDGSLDLDTLFRVARGRAPTGKPVAASEMTKWFNTNYHYIVPEFQQGQSFTFAWKELLEEVDEALALGHKIKPVLLGPVTYLWLGKVKGPEFDRLTLLKDILPIYQQVISALKEKGIEWVQIDEPALVLDLPVEWQNAYQTAYQALTGQVKLLLTTYFDGISHHLDIIKNLPVNGLHVDISAGQDDLQHLHQALPKDWVLSLGAINGRNVWKADLSTRYQQVIALKDKRPLWIGTSCSLLHSPIDLNAETKLDDEVKSWFAFAVQKCEEVALLANALNAPDGEYDEQLAQYSAPIRQRQHSTRVHNATVEARLQAIEAQDSERNSPYTQRAEVQRARFNLPLWPTTTIGSFPQTTEIRTVRLDFKKGRIDTAAYRTNISEHIKQAITEQENLGLDVLVHGEAERNDMVEYFGEHFDGYVFTQNGWVQSYGSRCVKPPVIIGDISRPEAITVDWATYAQSLTEKPVKGMLTGPVTILCWSFPREDVTRETIAKQIALALRDEVDDLQKAGIGIIQIDEPALREGLPLRRNEWQAYLDWAVDAFKLSAAVADDETQIHTHMCYCEFNDIMDSIAALDADVITIETSRSDMELLEAFEHFDYPNEIGPGVYDIHSPNVPNVEWIVGLLRKAQSRIPAERLWVNPDCGLKTRGWPETRAALANMVEAAKYLRQSV
- a CDS encoding YidB family protein → MSLFNQIASLLGGEKINQYKTVLDWVESQGGIEGLVKQFDTAGLSELIQSWISTNTNLPISAEQIVTVFSSPVINELASKINLSATEASEMAAQYLPKLIDKVTPDGVVPKDLDLVSAGMDILKAKIFGG